The Cylindrospermopsis curvispora GIHE-G1 genome contains a region encoding:
- the clpB gene encoding ATP-dependent chaperone ClpB codes for MQPNNPNQFTEKVWEAIAHTPDIAKQYQQQQLESEHLMKALLEQDGLGNAIFTKAGTNIKKIRDYTEQFIIRQPKVSGTSTSVYLGRSLDTLLDRAEKYRQEFKDEYISVEHILLGYCKDDRFGKNLLQEAGLDEGKLKNIIKQIRGSQKVTDQSPEGKYQSLEKYGRDLTEAAKKGQLDPVIGRDDEIRRTIQILSRRTKNNPVLIGEPGVGKTAIAEGLAQRIVAGDVPQSLKDRKLIALDMGALIAGAKFRGEFEERLKAVLKEVTESGGNIVLFIDEIHTVVGAGATQGAMDAGNLLKPMLARGELRCIGATTLDEYRKYIEKDAALERRFQQVYVDQPDVPETISILRGLKERYEVHHGVRISDSSLVAAATLSSRYISDRFLPDKAIDLVDEAAARLKMEITSKPEELDEIDRKILQLEMEKLSLQKESDPASRERLERLEKELADFKEEQAVLRIQWQSEKDIITKIQSIKEEIDKVNLEIQQAERNYDLNRAAELKYGNLANLNQQLENIETELANTQRTGKSLLREEVTPGDIAEVISKWTGIPISKLVESEKEKLLHLEEELHQRVIGQFEAVTAVADAIQRSRAGLADPNRPIASFIFLGPTGVGKTELAKALAAYMFDTEESLVRIDMSEYMEKHTVSRLIGAPPGYVGYEEGGQLTEIIRRRPYAVILFDEIEKAHPDVFNIFLQILDDGRVTDSQGRTVDFKNTIIIMTSNIGSQYILDVAGDDSRYDEMRHRVMETMRNSFRPEFLNRIDEIIIFHSLQKSELRKIVQLQVQRLRERLSDRKMSLELSGSALDFLAEVGYDPVYGARPLKRALQRELETQIAKAILRGEFDEGDTIFVHVQNERLAFSRLSVGVPG; via the coding sequence ATGCAGCCAAATAATCCTAACCAATTTACAGAAAAAGTCTGGGAAGCTATTGCTCACACTCCTGATATAGCTAAACAGTACCAACAACAACAGCTAGAAAGTGAGCATTTAATGAAAGCCTTGTTAGAACAAGATGGATTGGGGAATGCAATTTTTACCAAAGCTGGAACCAATATTAAAAAAATCAGAGATTATACTGAGCAATTTATTATTCGTCAGCCTAAAGTATCAGGAACTAGCACATCCGTATATTTAGGACGGAGTTTAGATACATTATTGGATCGGGCAGAAAAATATCGTCAGGAATTCAAAGATGAATATATTTCTGTAGAGCATATATTATTGGGATATTGTAAAGACGATCGGTTTGGCAAAAATCTATTGCAAGAAGCGGGTCTGGATGAGGGAAAATTAAAAAATATTATTAAACAAATTCGAGGGAGTCAAAAAGTGACAGATCAAAGTCCAGAGGGAAAATATCAATCACTGGAAAAATATGGCCGTGACCTCACAGAAGCAGCTAAAAAAGGTCAGCTAGATCCGGTGATTGGTCGGGATGATGAAATTAGGAGAACCATTCAAATTCTCTCCCGCAGAACTAAAAATAATCCCGTATTAATTGGTGAACCAGGAGTGGGTAAGACAGCTATTGCTGAAGGGTTAGCTCAAAGAATAGTCGCCGGGGATGTACCCCAATCTTTAAAAGATAGAAAACTCATCGCTTTAGATATGGGAGCTTTAATTGCTGGGGCTAAGTTTAGGGGCGAATTTGAAGAAAGACTCAAGGCCGTATTAAAGGAAGTTACTGAATCCGGTGGCAATATTGTATTATTTATAGATGAAATTCACACGGTGGTTGGTGCGGGTGCTACCCAAGGAGCAATGGATGCGGGGAACCTTTTAAAACCAATGTTGGCACGAGGGGAATTGCGCTGTATTGGAGCCACAACTTTGGATGAATATCGGAAATATATCGAAAAAGATGCAGCTTTGGAAAGACGCTTTCAACAGGTTTATGTTGATCAACCAGATGTACCAGAGACAATCTCTATTCTCCGAGGGTTAAAGGAAAGGTATGAGGTGCATCATGGTGTGAGGATTTCTGATAGTTCTTTGGTTGCTGCTGCTACTTTATCTAGTCGTTATATTAGCGATCGCTTTTTACCGGATAAGGCCATTGATTTAGTGGATGAAGCTGCTGCCAGATTAAAAATGGAAATTACCTCCAAACCGGAAGAATTAGACGAAATTGACCGCAAAATTCTCCAGTTAGAAATGGAGAAGTTATCTTTACAAAAGGAAAGCGATCCTGCTTCTCGTGAGCGTTTAGAAAGGTTAGAAAAGGAGCTGGCTGATTTCAAAGAAGAGCAGGCAGTTTTGAGGATTCAATGGCAGTCAGAAAAAGATATTATCACCAAAATTCAATCAATTAAGGAGGAGATTGATAAGGTTAATTTAGAAATTCAACAAGCGGAAAGAAATTATGATCTTAATCGTGCTGCTGAGTTGAAATATGGGAACCTGGCTAACCTCAATCAACAATTGGAAAATATCGAAACCGAACTGGCTAATACCCAAAGAACTGGTAAATCTTTATTACGAGAAGAAGTGACTCCCGGGGATATTGCGGAGGTTATTTCTAAGTGGACTGGTATTCCCATTAGCAAATTAGTCGAATCAGAAAAAGAAAAATTACTGCATTTAGAAGAGGAACTGCACCAGCGTGTAATTGGTCAATTTGAAGCTGTAACTGCGGTAGCGGATGCGATTCAACGTTCCCGTGCAGGACTTGCAGATCCTAATCGTCCCATTGCCAGTTTTATTTTCCTGGGACCTACGGGTGTGGGTAAAACAGAACTAGCTAAGGCCCTAGCTGCTTATATGTTTGACACGGAAGAATCTTTGGTGAGAATTGACATGTCAGAATATATGGAGAAGCATACAGTTTCTAGACTAATTGGTGCTCCTCCTGGTTATGTTGGTTATGAAGAGGGTGGACAACTAACAGAAATTATTCGTCGTCGTCCCTACGCGGTAATTTTATTTGATGAGATTGAAAAAGCTCACCCAGATGTATTTAATATTTTTCTGCAAATCCTAGATGATGGTCGGGTGACTGACTCCCAAGGTCGAACCGTGGATTTTAAAAATACGATTATTATCATGACCAGTAACATCGGTTCCCAGTATATTCTTGATGTTGCTGGAGATGATTCCCGCTACGATGAAATGCGCCATCGAGTTATGGAAACCATGAGAAATAGTTTCCGTCCTGAATTCCTCAATCGTATTGATGAAATTATTATTTTCCACAGTTTACAAAAGTCCGAGTTACGGAAAATTGTACAACTACAGGTACAAAGACTTAGAGAAAGATTAAGTGACAGGAAAATGTCTCTAGAACTTTCTGGATCCGCTCTGGACTTTTTAGCGGAAGTTGGATATGACCCTGTATATGGTGCTAGACCACTTAAACGTGCTCTCCAACGAGAGTTAGAAACTCAAATTGCTAAGGCCATCTTGCGGGGTGAATTTGATGAAGGGGATACAATTTTTGTCCATGTCCAAAACGAACGTCTAGCTTTCAGTCGTTTATCCGTGGGAGTCCCCGGTTAA
- a CDS encoding SRPBCC family protein codes for MFLSQDKQKSLMEGEILVQTRPHNAWGGAVTASMYLPLVRSYVWEQITQYSRWVQYFPDLTKSEVISKGNSSKGNVKFLYQSAQKAFLFFTAEVEIYLSVVEVLGKQIQFRMERGTFEDFYANLQFQDMGNGTLLIYMVEATPNIPIPSMLIEQGMCWGLPDNLRKMRQFLCSRV; via the coding sequence ATGTTTTTGAGTCAAGACAAACAAAAATCACTCATGGAGGGGGAAATCCTAGTACAAACTCGCCCCCATAATGCTTGGGGTGGTGCTGTCACTGCTTCCATGTATTTACCTTTAGTGCGTTCTTATGTGTGGGAGCAAATAACACAATATTCACGGTGGGTACAGTATTTTCCCGATTTGACTAAAAGCGAAGTCATATCCAAGGGAAATAGTAGTAAAGGAAATGTTAAGTTTTTATACCAGAGTGCCCAGAAGGCCTTCTTATTTTTCACAGCTGAAGTAGAGATTTATCTAAGTGTGGTAGAAGTTTTGGGAAAGCAAATACAGTTTAGGATGGAGAGAGGAACATTTGAAGATTTTTATGCCAACCTACAATTTCAGGATATGGGAAATGGTACCTTACTAATATATATGGTAGAAGCAACACCAAATATTCCTATTCCCTCCATGTTAATTGAACAGGGAATGTGCTGGGGATTACCGGATAACCTGCGCAAAATGCGGCAATTTTTGTGTAGTCGAGTGTGA
- the rpsU gene encoding 30S ribosomal protein S21, translated as MTQVVLGENEGIDSALRRFKRQVSKAGILADVKYHRHFETPLEKRKRKAVAARRKRRFK; from the coding sequence ATGACCCAAGTGGTTCTAGGAGAAAACGAAGGAATAGATTCAGCCCTACGTCGGTTCAAACGCCAGGTTTCTAAAGCTGGTATTTTAGCTGACGTTAAGTATCATCGTCACTTTGAGACCCCCCTGGAAAAGCGCAAACGGAAAGCTGTGGCCGCCAGACGGAAACGCCGTTTTAAATAA
- the rsmI gene encoding 16S rRNA (cytidine(1402)-2'-O)-methyltransferase, translating into MQAEPKPGTLYIVGTPIGNLEDMTFRAVRILQAVDIIAAEDTRHTGKLLQHFQVHTPQISYHEHNRTGRIPEILTYLHYGKAIALVSDAGMPGISDPGHELITACIAAGIDVVPIPGATAAITALSVSGLATSNFVFDGFLPAKRQHRREYLETLLTETRTLVFYESPHRLRETLGDLGQILGVNRTMVMARELTKLYEEIWRGDIKEAIAYYQEKDPQGEYTLVVAGASPSQPEITEAQLRAELSQIIKQGVSRSQASRQLAQETSISRRYLYQLALSIDQESV; encoded by the coding sequence ATGCAAGCTGAACCAAAACCGGGAACATTATATATCGTTGGCACTCCCATTGGAAATTTGGAGGATATGACCTTTCGGGCGGTACGAATTTTACAAGCTGTGGACATAATTGCAGCGGAAGATACTAGACACACAGGAAAATTATTACAGCATTTTCAAGTTCACACCCCCCAAATCAGTTATCACGAACATAATCGCACTGGCCGCATTCCCGAAATTTTGACCTATTTACATTATGGTAAGGCGATCGCCTTGGTGAGTGATGCGGGAATGCCAGGAATTTCTGACCCAGGTCATGAGTTAATTACAGCTTGTATCGCTGCAGGAATTGATGTTGTTCCTATTCCCGGTGCTACAGCGGCTATTACGGCTTTAAGTGTTTCTGGGTTGGCAACAAGTAACTTTGTTTTTGATGGATTTTTACCGGCTAAGCGTCAGCATAGACGAGAATATTTGGAAACCTTGTTAACGGAAACTAGAACTTTGGTGTTTTATGAATCACCCCATCGGTTAAGAGAGACACTGGGGGATTTGGGACAGATTCTAGGTGTAAATAGAACCATGGTGATGGCTAGGGAGTTAACTAAATTATATGAAGAAATTTGGCGGGGAGACATAAAAGAGGCGATCGCTTATTACCAGGAAAAGGATCCCCAGGGGGAATATACTTTAGTAGTAGCGGGAGCGTCACCGAGTCAACCTGAAATTACAGAAGCTCAACTGAGGGCTGAACTCTCACAAATAATCAAACAGGGAGTGTCTCGCTCCCAGGCCAGCAGACAGTTGGCTCAAGAAACATCTATTTCTCGCCGTTATTTGTACCAGTTAGCACTTTCTATTGACCAAGAGAGTGTTTGA
- a CDS encoding sugar kinase — MKKSALFIGLITLDLIYLAESPPKNNQKLVAMDYTVAAGGPATNASVTFSYLDNNSTILGVLGSHHLTKLISTDLANYEVKIIDLYPHKNTPPPVSSIIVTQQTGERAVISLNAVKSPGEISSIPSNILEGIDLILIDGHQMVASKTLVMKAKNQNIPIVMDGGSWKEGLEEILPYIDYAICSANFQPPPCETRQDIFTYLMGFNIPYIAITQGEKPIEYYSIGQTGSIHVPQIKTVDTLGAGDIFHGAFCHYILQSSFTMALALASQIAAKSCELFGTRRWMEEQKP, encoded by the coding sequence ATGAAAAAATCTGCTTTATTTATTGGTTTAATCACCCTGGACCTAATTTACCTAGCCGAATCACCACCTAAGAATAATCAAAAATTAGTTGCCATGGACTATACTGTAGCAGCTGGTGGGCCTGCAACCAACGCTTCCGTTACATTTAGTTATCTAGATAATAACTCTACAATTTTAGGTGTTTTAGGTTCCCATCATCTGACAAAATTAATTAGCACAGACTTAGCCAACTATGAAGTCAAAATAATCGACTTATATCCTCATAAAAACACACCGCCTCCCGTATCCTCAATTATTGTTACCCAACAAACAGGGGAGCGGGCAGTAATTTCCCTGAATGCGGTCAAAAGTCCTGGGGAGATCAGCTCAATTCCCAGCAACATATTAGAGGGTATAGATCTAATTTTAATTGATGGACATCAAATGGTTGCCAGTAAAACCCTCGTCATGAAGGCCAAAAATCAGAACATTCCCATTGTCATGGATGGAGGTAGCTGGAAAGAAGGACTGGAAGAAATTTTGCCCTATATCGACTATGCCATTTGTTCAGCCAACTTTCAACCTCCTCCATGTGAAACCCGTCAAGATATTTTTACCTATCTCATGGGATTTAACATTCCCTATATAGCAATCACCCAAGGAGAAAAACCTATAGAGTATTATAGCATTGGTCAAACAGGTTCTATCCATGTACCTCAAATCAAAACTGTTGACACCTTGGGCGCTGGAGATATTTTCCATGGTGCTTTTTGCCATTACATTCTACAATCTAGTTTTACCATGGCCTTGGCATTAGCCAGTCAAATTGCAGCTAAATCCTGTGAACTATTTGGCACACGGCGGTGGATGGAGGAGCAAAAACCGTGA
- a CDS encoding 3'(2'),5'-bisphosphate nucleotidase CysQ family protein has translation MIDLQHILKITRGVSWGAANLLRSYYRGTVGDGNLDIKYEQDAPVTIADLAVSEYILSRLQAAFGQEKFGYICEETYKSQPGQHPAELVWIIDPLDGTKDFIGKTGEYALHIALVQNNRAILAVVAIPEAEKIYYATKGGGTFMETANGCQQLKVSNNKLIEDLILVVTRSHRNERLEYLLANLPCKQQKAIGSVGCKVTAIVEAQADVYISLSGKSAPKDWDIAAPELILTEAGGKFTHLDGSPLEYNTGDVNQWGCLLASNFPEHEILSQKAKEILTEFAT, from the coding sequence GTGATCGATTTACAACACATACTAAAAATCACTCGTGGAGTCAGCTGGGGAGCAGCCAACCTACTCAGGTCCTATTATCGGGGAACCGTGGGGGATGGAAACCTAGATATTAAATATGAACAGGATGCTCCTGTAACCATAGCAGATCTGGCAGTTAGTGAGTACATACTCTCACGGTTGCAAGCAGCTTTTGGTCAAGAAAAATTTGGTTATATCTGTGAAGAAACTTATAAAAGTCAACCGGGTCAACACCCTGCAGAATTGGTTTGGATTATAGACCCCCTAGATGGGACAAAGGATTTTATTGGTAAAACCGGAGAATATGCCCTACATATTGCTTTAGTACAAAACAACAGAGCAATTTTAGCAGTTGTAGCTATACCAGAAGCAGAAAAAATCTATTATGCTACCAAAGGTGGTGGTACTTTTATGGAAACAGCCAATGGCTGCCAGCAACTAAAAGTAAGTAACAACAAACTAATAGAAGATTTAATTCTGGTAGTCACCCGTTCCCACAGAAATGAGAGGTTAGAATATTTACTGGCAAATCTTCCTTGTAAACAACAAAAAGCTATTGGTAGTGTGGGTTGCAAAGTGACCGCTATTGTTGAAGCACAAGCAGACGTTTACATTTCCCTCTCCGGTAAGTCCGCCCCCAAGGACTGGGATATAGCTGCTCCCGAACTAATTTTAACGGAAGCAGGAGGTAAATTTACTCATTTAGATGGCAGTCCCTTAGAATATAACACCGGTGATGTGAACCAATGGGGTTGTTTACTGGCTAGTAACTTTCCGGAACATGAAATACTATCCCAGAAAGCCAAAGAAATATTAACTGAATTTGCAACATAG
- a CDS encoding RNA recognition motif domain-containing protein, with product MSIYVGNLSYDVTLEDLKSAFSKYGNVSKVQLPTDKETGRPRGFGFVDMSSEAEENAAIDALNGAEWMGRQLKVNKARPREERSSQGTWGGGRSGGGGRDRRY from the coding sequence ATGTCGATTTATGTTGGAAACCTGTCCTATGATGTGACATTAGAAGATCTGAAAAGTGCTTTCTCTAAATATGGCAACGTGAGCAAAGTGCAGCTACCTACTGATAAGGAAACAGGTCGTCCACGGGGGTTTGGTTTTGTAGATATGTCCAGTGAAGCTGAAGAGAACGCAGCAATTGATGCTTTAAATGGTGCAGAATGGATGGGTAGACAACTAAAAGTAAACAAGGCTAGACCCCGTGAAGAAAGATCTTCCCAGGGTACTTGGGGAGGAGGACGTTCTGGCGGTGGTGGTCGCGACCGTCGTTATTAA
- the rpsU gene encoding 30S ribosomal protein S21: protein MTQVVLGENEGIESALRRFKREVSKAGIFQDMRKNRHFETPLEKEKRKAIARHKQRRQQRTRLK, encoded by the coding sequence ATGACACAAGTAGTTTTAGGGGAAAATGAAGGAATTGAGTCAGCTTTGCGTAGGTTTAAGCGGGAAGTTTCCAAAGCGGGAATTTTCCAGGACATGCGCAAAAACCGTCATTTTGAAACCCCATTAGAAAAAGAAAAGCGAAAAGCAATAGCTAGACACAAGCAACGTCGTCAGCAAAGAACTCGCTTGAAGTAG
- a CDS encoding geranylgeranyl reductase family protein translates to MLNYDVIVCGAGPAGTTAAWMAAKTGLKVALIEKYPLPRHKTCGGGMPAVLGNLLPDLVPEAVVACQVNYMRHTWKFDHPILGAINPPGSEPEFKLWMVQRSVFDNALARQAAQAGADLRDGLAVKSLEIDSHGVIVRARSFKSDSGIGGGEFVAYAPYVIGADGANGITAKIANLRRERTMALAMEVEYPYNWTQDHPKDLRPDVIHLEYGAVPNGYGWIFPKEDHLNVGAGLFRPDRRDCRSDHSIRDQLQQAICQYLDFMDISYNPELIRFHGHPLPIWDGREKCHTPDGKILLAGDAAGLINPFFGDGILHAVKSGMLAAECVATNTTSSYTQRIHHEFAANFDAALQMARFYYQWPHFCYQQIVTRPTATHIAARLLYGETPFHQIAERMIGKMRGLMF, encoded by the coding sequence GTGTTAAACTACGATGTGATTGTCTGTGGAGCAGGTCCAGCCGGTACAACGGCAGCATGGATGGCAGCTAAAACAGGACTTAAAGTAGCGCTAATTGAAAAGTACCCTCTACCACGTCACAAGACATGCGGTGGAGGAATGCCTGCTGTATTAGGGAATCTATTACCTGATTTAGTCCCGGAAGCAGTAGTGGCTTGTCAAGTCAACTATATGCGGCACACATGGAAGTTTGACCATCCAATTTTAGGTGCAATTAACCCACCGGGGAGCGAACCAGAATTCAAGTTGTGGATGGTGCAGCGTTCAGTATTTGATAATGCCTTAGCGCGACAAGCAGCACAAGCAGGAGCGGATTTACGGGATGGACTAGCAGTTAAGTCTTTAGAAATTGACTCCCATGGTGTCATTGTTCGTGCCCGATCTTTTAAGAGTGATAGTGGAATAGGAGGGGGGGAATTTGTAGCTTATGCTCCTTATGTGATTGGAGCAGACGGAGCTAATGGGATCACAGCCAAAATAGCTAACTTGAGACGAGAGAGGACCATGGCCCTGGCCATGGAGGTGGAATACCCTTATAATTGGACGCAGGATCACCCCAAGGATCTACGTCCAGATGTGATCCACTTGGAATACGGTGCTGTTCCTAATGGCTATGGGTGGATCTTCCCGAAAGAAGACCATTTGAATGTGGGGGCGGGACTGTTTCGACCCGATCGCCGTGACTGTCGTAGTGACCACAGCATTCGTGACCAGCTCCAGCAGGCTATCTGTCAGTATCTAGACTTTATGGATATCTCTTACAACCCAGAATTAATCCGTTTTCATGGTCATCCTTTACCCATATGGGATGGTAGGGAAAAATGCCACACTCCTGATGGCAAAATTCTTTTAGCTGGGGATGCTGCGGGACTAATTAATCCCTTTTTTGGGGACGGAATTTTACATGCGGTTAAAAGTGGAATGCTTGCAGCTGAGTGCGTTGCTACAAACACCACTTCTAGTTATACCCAGCGAATTCACCATGAGTTTGCTGCTAACTTTGACGCGGCACTGCAAATGGCGCGATTTTACTATCAATGGCCTCACTTTTGCTACCAGCAAATAGTTACTCGCCCCACCGCCACCCATATTGCCGCTCGTTTGCTCTATGGAGAAACTCCTTTCCATCAAATTGCGGAGCGAATGATAGGCAAAATGCGCGGTTTGATGTTTTAG
- a CDS encoding ATP-dependent Clp protease proteolytic subunit → MPIGIPKVPYRLPGSNYEQWIDLEDRLFRERIIFLTEEVDDGIANAIVAYLLYLDSDDQTKPIYLYINSPGGSVTAGMAIYDTIQYIKSEVITICVGLAASMGSFLLSAGAKGKRLALPHSRIMIHQPSGGTRGQASDIEIEAREILRIRHQLNQIYADNTGQVLSKIEKDMDRDFFMSAQEAKEYGLIDRVIE, encoded by the coding sequence ATGCCCATTGGTATTCCCAAAGTTCCCTATCGTCTTCCTGGTAGTAATTACGAGCAATGGATTGATCTAGAGGATCGTCTATTTCGGGAGCGAATTATTTTCCTCACTGAAGAGGTAGATGATGGTATAGCTAATGCCATTGTTGCCTATTTGCTTTACTTAGATTCCGATGATCAGACCAAGCCGATTTACCTGTATATCAATTCTCCTGGTGGATCTGTAACTGCAGGAATGGCAATTTATGATACTATACAGTACATTAAATCGGAAGTCATTACAATTTGTGTTGGTTTAGCTGCTTCCATGGGATCCTTCCTCCTATCTGCTGGAGCGAAGGGTAAACGTTTAGCTCTACCCCATTCCCGAATTATGATTCACCAACCTTCCGGTGGTACTCGTGGCCAAGCTTCTGACATTGAAATCGAAGCTAGGGAAATTCTACGTATCCGTCATCAGCTCAACCAAATTTATGCTGACAATACTGGTCAAGTCCTATCTAAAATTGAAAAGGATATGGATAGGGATTTCTTTATGTCAGCCCAAGAAGCCAAAGAATATGGTTTAATTGACCGTGTGATCGAATAA
- a CDS encoding ATP-dependent Clp protease proteolytic subunit: MSVNAALRVPYNIPGSNSWQWVNIYTRMAQERILFLNQPLTTDLANSLISSLLYLDSEDSSKPIYLYINSFGDPVMAGMISEMAGMESTNACLAIYDTIQHVKSEIVTICLGQAVSMAALLLSSGAKGKRVSLPHCSIALAQFRSATRGQATDIQVNAQEVLRKKSLILDIFSHNTGQSREKIAQDSERIFYMTPPEAREYGLIDRVLENTKQL; the protein is encoded by the coding sequence ATGTCCGTCAATGCCGCCCTCCGAGTCCCCTATAACATTCCCGGTAGTAATTCCTGGCAATGGGTAAATATATACACCCGTATGGCTCAGGAACGAATTTTGTTTTTGAATCAGCCACTCACCACCGATCTGGCCAATTCTCTTATTTCTTCCCTGCTGTATCTTGACTCAGAGGACTCAAGCAAACCTATCTACCTTTACATCAACTCCTTTGGTGATCCTGTTATGGCTGGTATGATTAGTGAGATGGCGGGAATGGAGTCCACAAATGCTTGTTTGGCAATTTATGATACTATCCAACACGTTAAATCAGAAATTGTTACCATTTGCTTGGGACAAGCTGTATCTATGGCTGCTTTGTTGCTTTCCTCTGGTGCCAAGGGCAAACGGGTGAGTCTACCCCATTGCAGTATTGCTTTGGCACAGTTCCGCAGCGCTACCCGGGGTCAAGCTACGGATATTCAAGTGAATGCACAGGAGGTTCTACGCAAAAAATCCCTGATTCTGGATATTTTTTCCCACAATACTGGACAGTCTCGCGAGAAAATTGCTCAGGATAGTGAGCGTATTTTTTACATGACCCCTCCAGAAGCTAGGGAATATGGGTTAATTGATCGTGTCTTAGAAAATACTAAGCAGCTATAA
- a CDS encoding ATP-dependent Clp protease proteolytic subunit encodes METSPIKAVQTSYYSDNWYRTPPPDLASLLLKERIVYLGTPLVSPDEYKRQMGVDVTKLIIAQLLYLKFDNPDKPIFFYINSTGTSWYTGDAIGYETEAFAICDTIDYIKTPVHTICIGQAIGTAALILSCGTKGFRASLPHATIVLNQPRSGTRGQATDIQIYAKEVLANKAAILDIFSKNTGQQPEKISKDMERMFYLTPQAAKEYGLIDRVLESMKDLPKPLPIPV; translated from the coding sequence ATGGAAACTTCTCCCATCAAAGCTGTCCAAACCTCCTACTACAGCGACAACTGGTACCGCACACCACCACCAGACCTAGCCTCCCTACTGCTAAAGGAAAGAATAGTCTATCTGGGCACACCCTTGGTTTCTCCAGACGAATATAAACGCCAAATGGGGGTTGATGTCACCAAGTTGATTATTGCCCAACTACTGTATCTCAAGTTTGACAACCCAGACAAACCCATCTTTTTCTACATCAACTCTACAGGTACATCTTGGTACACTGGAGATGCTATTGGCTATGAAACGGAAGCCTTTGCCATTTGTGATACCATAGACTACATTAAGACTCCTGTACATACTATCTGTATTGGTCAGGCCATAGGTACAGCAGCACTAATTCTCTCCTGTGGCACTAAAGGGTTTCGTGCCAGTTTGCCCCATGCTACAATAGTTCTCAATCAACCCCGTAGCGGTACAAGAGGTCAAGCTACGGATATTCAAATTTATGCCAAGGAAGTCCTGGCCAACAAAGCGGCAATTCTAGATATTTTCTCCAAAAACACGGGACAGCAACCGGAAAAAATCTCTAAGGATATGGAAAGAATGTTCTATTTGACTCCACAAGCTGCCAAAGAATACGGTTTAATAGACCGTGTTTTGGAAAGTATGAAGGATTTGCCTAAGCCCCTGCCCATACCTGTTTAG